One Manihot esculenta cultivar AM560-2 chromosome 6, M.esculenta_v8, whole genome shotgun sequence DNA segment encodes these proteins:
- the LOC110617802 gene encoding uncharacterized protein LOC110617802 isoform X2 — protein sequence MENIGEAADDQGSGWFEVKKKHRSSAKFSVKSWSGGFLGKNGSGYQLTQPLSGEKSGNLRGHRRSQLPKSGPTLSSNSFDNVANSASMSNQDENGVFYADKAEAKGDSGDGKLQQLSGTNSSAKAGDTQKILDADKPDVFPKIKWGDLEDDVLVMHYDNNSRAAVKLADTGGNDLLAGKLEDNCHLVSEVSSSTNLQENKLMTTSVDVDIYPDQTIAPNKEDLTEIICKEMSDMTASNDISNSKEIHNDNEHFKPIENYLSSNCQLGQAGIVLTCKVPAVVSKVNDTEVSDVSVRSRNSAAVPQDCESILTGKCEPEISRDTGIVVELHSPVASAVNELKPSELTVTNGNSGTMVNTLDGELHPSKKSDPEISRDSGIVEKPQLPAIAEVDESLISEVSDINGNSNTAVAAHNIETLANEKHGPEVSGDSRVMSVSVGSYGKESELLKTKTMNPLEEGEIGESKERFRERLWCFLFENLNRAVDELYLLCELECDMEQMKEVILVLEEAASDFKELTTRVQEFETVKRSSSQSFDGISVPLKSDHRRPHALSWEVRRMTTSPHRAEVLSSSLEAFKKIQQERANMLTANNGKTLALECSNHQHVPDDNLRKSAGKKVMVLNARDSIIKSRKQSGDSDFTLSSLNGEKRNVELGRTNKVNFVQNGHVHSHNPSSSDANVSRLPSRETSASSGAGKSKRESESDKQLHKKEKTLAENTIEKNQKSTDPPRKQFLLSEKDKEKRNSNSWKSMDAWKEKRNWEDILSSPFRVSSRISHSPGMSRKSAERARILHDKLMSPEKKKKTAVDLKKEAEEKHARAMRIRSELENERVQKLQRTSEKLNRVNEWQAVRTMKLREGMYARHQRSESRHEAFLAQVVRRAGDESSKVNEVRFITSLNEENKKLMLRQKLHDSELRRAEKLQVIKTKQKEDMAREEAVLERRKLIEAEKLQRLAETQRKKEEAQVRREEERKASSAAREARAIEQLRRREERAKAQQEEAELLAQKLAERLSESEQRRKFYLEQIRERASMDFRDQSSPLLRRSMNKEGQGRSTPTTSGEVYQENSVASSGNSTSTIATGNVTLQHSLKRRIKKIRQRLMALKYEFPEPPVGSENAGIGYRTAVASARAKLGRWLQELQRLRQARKEGAASIGLITAEMIKFLEGKEPELQASRQAGLLDFIASALPASHTSKPEACQVTIHLLKLLRVALSVPANRSYFLAQNLLPPIIPLLSTALENYIKIAASLNAPGITNLPSSKTSVENFESISEVLDNFLWIVGAVIGHTSSDERELQMQDGLLELLIAYQVVHRLRDLFALYDRPQVEGSPFPSSILLSIHLLVVLTCRPKTYSSIDWETSPIETVLGFDNQESKPAEIAADMTSEECRPPLSVLNGSAVADIAEDRPLHESCSKSDESSSIGKDGEKKPTCSSAELNDANINLKDVPYEFKKVLIEERDDKHMVSNGAEQKNNNTFSMKQPVPFLLSTISETGLVSLPSLLTAVLLQANNRLSSEQGSYVLPSNFEEVATGVLKVLNNLALLDITFMQKMLVGLLLLESLLLLGYFALFHPENQAVLRWGKSPTILHKVCDLPFVFFSDPELMPVLGGMLVAACYGCEQNKSVVLQELSMDMLLSLLTSCKSVSLADRTNQTSDNLPLDDCVESNQQNPDLKKSHGDIPLKSNRYNTKSARVSLGKAGVLGNSVRGSKMRSQRDCKATKIGEEMALKHSPVAPETSVMLHSRFPSSFIDRVEQFFSAGTGNAAEV from the exons ATGGAGAACATTGGAGAGGCAGCGGATGATCAGGGCTCAGGATGGTTTGAAGTGAAGAAG AAGCATAGAAGTAGTGCAAAGTTTTCTGTAAAGAGTTGGTCTGGTGGATTTTTGGGAAAAAATGGTTCTGGTTATCAGCTTACTCAGCCTTTGTCTGGTGAAAAAAGTGGGAATTTGCGTGGCCATCGTAGATCCCAGCTTCCAAAATCAGGACCAACTCTATCCTCAAATAGCTTTGATAATGTTGCTAATTCTGCTTCAATGTCAAATCAAGACGAAAATGGTGTCTTCTATGCTGATAAAGCAGAGGCTAAAGGGGATAGTGGAGATGGCAAGTTGCAACAGTTGTCTGGCACTAATTCTAGTGCCAAAGCTGGAGATACTCAGAAAATATTAGATGCAGATAAGCCTGATGTGTTTCCCAAAATCAAATGGGGTGATCTAGAGGATGATGTTTTGGTAATGCATTATGATAACAATTCTCGAGCTGCTGTCAAACTTGCTGATACTGGAGGTAATGATTTACTGGCTGGAAAGCTTGAGGATAATTGTCATTTGGTTTCTGAAGTTTCTTCTTCCACCAAtctccaagaaaataaactgatgACAACATCTGTAGATGTAGATATTTATCCTGATCAAACTATCGCTCCTAATAAGGAGGACTTAACTGAAATTATCTGTAAAGAGATGAGTGACATGACTGCTTCAAATGATATTTCAAATAGCAAGGAAATACATAATGATAATGAACATTTTAAACCAATAGAGAATTATTTAAGTTCTAATTGTCAATTGGGTCAGGCTGGGATAGTGTTGACATGTAAGGTGCCTGCTGTTGTTTCTAAGGTAAATGATACAGAAGTTTCTGACGTATCAGTCAGAAGTAGGAATTCAGCAGCAGTTCCACAGGACTGTGAATCAATTCTAACTGGAAAGTGTGAACCCGAAATTTCTAGGGACACTGGTATTGTGGTGGAACTTCATTCGCCTGTTGCATCTGCAGTAAATGAGTTAAAACCTTCTGAATTAACAGTTACAAATGGGAATTCTGGCACAATGGTGAATACTCTGGATGGTGAATTGCATCCATCTAAAAAGAGTGATCCTGAAATTTCTAGAGATTCTGGAATAGTGGAGAAACCTCAGTTGCCTGCTATAGCTGAGGTAGATGAGTCACTAATATCTGAAGTATCTGATATAAATGGGAACTCAAATACAGCAGTAGCTGCCCATAATATTGAGACACTTGCAAATGAAAAGCATGGACCTGAAGTTTCAGGAGATTCTAGAGTAATGTCAGTTTCTGTTGGGAGCTATGGAAAAGAAAGTGAACTGTTGAAGACCAAGACTATGAACCCCCTTGAGGAAGGTGAGATAGGTGAAAGCAAAGAAAGGTTCAGGGAACGACTTTGGTGCTTTCTGTTTGAGAATCTTAACAGGGCTGTAGATGAACTTTACCTTCTTTGTGAACTTGAATGTGATATGGAGCAAATGAAAGAGGTCATTCTTGTTCTTGAGGAAGCTGCATCTGATTTTAAAGAACTGACTACTCGAGTTCAGGAGTTTGAAACTGTGAAAAGGTCCTCTTCTCAATCATTTGATGGGATTTCAGTTCCTTTGAAGTCTGACCATCGCAGACCACATGCTCTCTCGTGGGAG GTCCGGAGAATGACTACTTCACCTCACAGAGCGGAGGTGCTATCTTCATCTTTGGAGGCTTTTAAGAAAATTCAACAAGAAAGAGCAAACATGCTAACAGCCAATAATGGAAAAACCCTGGCTCTTGAGTGTTCTAATCACCAACATGTGCCTGATGATAATTTGAGGAAATCAGCTGGTAAAAAGGTTATGGTACTAAATGCTAGagattcaataataaaatcaagGAAACAAAGTGGAGATTCAGATTTCACTCTGAGTAGTTTGAATGGTGAGAAGCGAAACGTTGAATTAGGCAGGACCAATAAAGTAAACTTTGTGCAAAATGGTCATGTTCATTCTCATAACCCATCCTCATCTGATGCCAATGTATCTCGGTTGCCTTCTAGGGAGACTTCTGCTTCCTCTGGTGCTGGAAAGAGCAAGAGAGAATCTGAATCAGACAAGCAACTTCATAAGAAAGAGAAAACTTTGGCAGAAAATACCATTGAGAAAAACCAAAAATCCACCGATCCCCCTCGGAAACAGTTTCTTCTTTCTGAAAAGGATAAGGAAAAGAGAAATTCTAATTCGTGGAAGTCAATGGATGCATGGAAGGAGAAGAGGAATTGGGAGGACATACTTTCATCTCCTTTCCGTGTCTCGTCCCGCATTTCACATTCACCAGGTATGAGCAGAAAAAGTGCTGAGCGTGCACGTATTTTGCATGATAAACTTATGTCAcctgagaagaagaagaaaactgCTGTGGATTTGAAAAAGGAAGCAGAAGAAAAGCATGCACGGGCTATGAGGATCAGAAGTGAGTTGGAGAATGAAAGAGTTCAAAAGCTTCAGCGTACGTCTGAGAAGTTAAATCGAGTAAATGAATGGCAGGCTGTACGCACTATGAAGTTACGAGAGGGAATGTATGCTCGCCACCAGCGTAGTGAATCTCGACATGAAGCTTTTCTAGCTCAAGTTGTCAGGAGAGCTGGTGATGAAAGCAGTAAAGTTAACGAGGTTCGTTTTATTACTTCCTTGAATGAAGAAAATAAGAAGCTGATGTTGCGCCAGAAACTTCATGATTCTGAGTTGAGGAGAGCTGAAAAACTTCAAGtgataaaaacaaaacaaaaagaagatatGGCTAGAGAGGAAGCTGTTTTAGAACGAAGAAAACTTATTGAAGCTGAAAAGCTGCAGCGTCTTGCCGAGACACAGCGGAAAAAAGAAGAGGCTCAAGTTAGAAGAGAAGAGGAGCGCAAAGCGTCAAGTGCAGCTCGTGAAGCAAGGGCCATTGAACAACTTAGAAGGAGGGAGGAGCGTGCCAAAGCCCAGCAAGAAGAAGCTGAACTGTTGGCACAGAAATTAGCTGAGAGACTTAGTGAGAGTGAGCAACGTCGCAAGTTTTACCTTGAACAGATACGAGAGAGAGCATCTATGGATTTCAGGGATCAGTCTTCACCTTTATTACGCAGATCCATGAACAAAGAAGGCCAAGGCCGATCTACACCAACTACCAGTGGTGAAGTGTATCAAGAAAACAGTGTTGCAAGTTCAGGAAATTCTACTTCTACAATTGCTACAGGAAATGTCACATTGCAGCATTCATTGAAGCGACGGATTAAGAAGATTCGGCAAAGACTTATGGCTCTTAAGTATGAATTTCCTGAGCCTCCAGTTGGTTCTGAAAATGCTGGTATTGGATACAGAACTGCAGTGGCAAGTGCTAGAGCAAAACTTGGAAGGTGGCTTCAAGAACTTCAAAGACTTCGACAGGCAAGAAAAGAAGGGGCTGCAAGCATAGGCCTCATTACTGCTGAGATGATCAAG TTTTTGGAGGGCAAGGAGCCTGAGCTGCAGGCTTCTCGACAAGCAGGACTGCTTGATTTTATTGCTTCTGCATTGCCTGCATCTCATACATCAAAACCTGAAGCTTGCCAGGTTACAATACACCTTCTAAAACTTTTGCGAGTCGCCCtatctgtacctgcaaaccggAGTTATTTTCTAGCTCAAAATCTTTTACCTCCAATCATTCCCTTGCTCTCTACAGCCCTTGAGAACTATATAAAGATTGCAGCATCTTTAAATGCCCCTGGGATTACCAACCTGCCATCAAGCAAAACATCAGTTGAAAATTTTGAGTCAATATCTGAAGTACTGGACAATTTCTTATGGATTGTTGGAGCTGTTATTGGTCATACAAGTTCTGATGAAAGGGAACTCCAAATGCAAGATGGCTTGCTGGAGCTATTGATTGCTTACCAAGTTGTTCACCGGTTGCGAGATCTTTTTGCACTTTATGACAGGCCTCAAGTGGAAGGCTCACCATTTCCTTCTTCTATTCTTTTAAGCATACATCTGTTGGTTGTTTTAACATGCAGACCCAAGACTTATAGTTCCATTGACTGGGAAACTTCTCCAATTGAAACCGTTCTTGGATTTGACAATCAAGAATCTAAACCAGCAGAGATTGCTGCAGATATGACCTCTGAAGAATGCAGACCTCCACTATCTGTATTAAATGGTAGTGCAGTTGCAGATATAGCAGAGGATAGACCATTACATGAATCATGTAGTAAGAGTGATGAGTCATCATCCATTGGCAAAGATGGTGAGAAGAAACCAACTTGTAGTTCGGCAGAATTGAATGATGCCAATATTAACTTGAAAGATGTTCCATATGAATTCAAGAAAGTTCTGATCGAGGAGAGGGATGATAAACACATGGTCAGTAATGGTGCAGAGCAAAAGAATAATAACACATTTAGCATGAAGCAACCGGTGCCTTTTCTTCTTTCTACCATATCTGAAACTGGACTGGTCAGTCTTCCCTCTTTGCTGACAGCTGTGCTATTGCAAGCAAACAATAGATTGTCCTCTGAGCAG GGTTCATATGTCCTTCCATCTAATTTTGAAGAGGTGGCAACTGGTGTGCTGAAGGTTTTGAACAATTTGGCTCTTTTGGATATTACATTTATGCAGAAAATGCTG GTTGGGTTGCTTCTGCTTGAATCTCTTTTGCTGCTCGGTTATTTTGCTTTGTTCCACCCTGAAAATCAAGCTGTCCTCCGGTGGGGAAAGAGTCCTACAATACTTCACAAG GTATGCGATCTGCCATTTGTGTTCTTCAGTGATCCTGAATTGATGCCAGTTTTGGGTGGCATGCTGGTTGCTGCCTGTTATGGATGTGAGCAGAACAAGTCTGTGGTTCTGCAAGAATTGAGTATGGATATGCTACTCTCCTTGTTAACATCTTGCAAGAGTGTTTCGCTGGCAGATCGAACCAATCAAACTTCTGACAATTTGCCTCTTGATGATTGTGTCGAAAGTAATCAACAGAATCCTGATCTAAAAAAATCTCATGGAGATATTCCATTGAAATCCAACCGTTACAACACTAAAAGCGCTAGAGTTTCTTTGGGGAAAGCTGGTGTCTTAGGAAACAGTGTCAGAGGCAGCAAGATGAGAAGCCAAAGGGACTGCAAAGCAACAAAAATTGGTGAAGAAATGGCTTTGAAGCATAGTCCAGTGGCTCCTGAAACTTCTGTGATGTTGCATTCTAGGTTCCCTAGTAGCTTCATTGACAGGGTGGAGCAGTTCTTTTCAGCAGGGACCGGCAACGCAGCTGAAGTTTAA
- the LOC110617802 gene encoding uncharacterized protein LOC110617802 isoform X1 codes for MENIGEAADDQGSGWFEVKKKHRSSAKFSVKSWSGGFLGKNGSGYQLTQPLSGEKSGNLRGHRRSQLPKSGPTLSSNSFDNVANSASMSNQDENGVFYADKAEAKGDSGDGKLQQLSGTNSSAKAGDTQKILDADKPDVFPKIKWGDLEDDVLVMHYDNNSRAAVKLADTGGNDLLAGKLEDNCHLVSEVSSSTNLQENKLMTTSVDVDIYPDQTIAPNKEDLTEIICKEMSDMTASNDISNSKEIHNDNEHFKPIENYLSSNCQLGQAGIVLTCKVPAVVSKVNDTEVSDVSVRSRNSAAVPQDCESILTGKCEPEISRDTGIVVELHSPVASAVNELKPSELTVTNGNSGTMVNTLDGELHPSKKSDPEISRDSGIVEKPQLPAIAEVDESLISEVSDINGNSNTAVAAHNIETLANEKHGPEVSGDSRVMSVSVGSYGKESELLKTKTMNPLEEGEIGESKERFRERLWCFLFENLNRAVDELYLLCELECDMEQMKEVILVLEEAASDFKELTTRVQEFETVKRSSSQSFDGISVPLKSDHRRPHALSWEVRRMTTSPHRAEVLSSSLEAFKKIQQERANMLTANNGKTLALECSNHQHVPDDNLRKSAGKKVMVLNARDSIIKSRKQSGDSDFTLSSLNGEKRNVELGRTNKVNFVQNGHVHSHNPSSSDANVSRLPSRETSASSGAGKSKRESESDKQLHKKEKTLAENTIEKNQKSTDPPRKQFLLSEKDKEKRNSNSWKSMDAWKEKRNWEDILSSPFRVSSRISHSPGMSRKSAERARILHDKLMSPEKKKKTAVDLKKEAEEKHARAMRIRSELENERVQKLQRTSEKLNRVNEWQAVRTMKLREGMYARHQRSESRHEAFLAQVVRRAGDESSKVNEVRFITSLNEENKKLMLRQKLHDSELRRAEKLQVIKTKQKEDMAREEAVLERRKLIEAEKLQRLAETQRKKEEAQVRREEERKASSAAREARAIEQLRRREERAKAQQEEAELLAQKLAERLSESEQRRKFYLEQIRERASMDFRDQSSPLLRRSMNKEGQGRSTPTTSGEVYQENSVASSGNSTSTIATGNVTLQHSLKRRIKKIRQRLMALKYEFPEPPVGSENAGIGYRTAVASARAKLGRWLQELQRLRQARKEGAASIGLITAEMIKFLEGKEPELQASRQAGLLDFIASALPASHTSKPEACQVTIHLLKLLRVALSVPANRSYFLAQNLLPPIIPLLSTALENYIKIAASLNAPGITNLPSSKTSVENFESISEVLDNFLWIVGAVIGHTSSDERELQMQDGLLELLIAYQVVHRLRDLFALYDRPQVEGSPFPSSILLSIHLLVVLTCRPKTYSSIDWETSPIETVLGFDNQESKPAEIAADMTSEECRPPLSVLNGSAVADIAEDRPLHESCSKSDESSSIGKDGEKKPTCSSAELNDANINLKDVPYEFKKVLIEERDDKHMVSNGAEQKNNNTFSMKQPVPFLLSTISETGLVSLPSLLTAVLLQANNRLSSEQGSYVLPSNFEEVATGVLKVLNNLALLDITFMQKMLARPDLKMEFFHLMSFLLSHCTSKWKVANDQVGLLLLESLLLLGYFALFHPENQAVLRWGKSPTILHKVCDLPFVFFSDPELMPVLGGMLVAACYGCEQNKSVVLQELSMDMLLSLLTSCKSVSLADRTNQTSDNLPLDDCVESNQQNPDLKKSHGDIPLKSNRYNTKSARVSLGKAGVLGNSVRGSKMRSQRDCKATKIGEEMALKHSPVAPETSVMLHSRFPSSFIDRVEQFFSAGTGNAAEV; via the exons ATGGAGAACATTGGAGAGGCAGCGGATGATCAGGGCTCAGGATGGTTTGAAGTGAAGAAG AAGCATAGAAGTAGTGCAAAGTTTTCTGTAAAGAGTTGGTCTGGTGGATTTTTGGGAAAAAATGGTTCTGGTTATCAGCTTACTCAGCCTTTGTCTGGTGAAAAAAGTGGGAATTTGCGTGGCCATCGTAGATCCCAGCTTCCAAAATCAGGACCAACTCTATCCTCAAATAGCTTTGATAATGTTGCTAATTCTGCTTCAATGTCAAATCAAGACGAAAATGGTGTCTTCTATGCTGATAAAGCAGAGGCTAAAGGGGATAGTGGAGATGGCAAGTTGCAACAGTTGTCTGGCACTAATTCTAGTGCCAAAGCTGGAGATACTCAGAAAATATTAGATGCAGATAAGCCTGATGTGTTTCCCAAAATCAAATGGGGTGATCTAGAGGATGATGTTTTGGTAATGCATTATGATAACAATTCTCGAGCTGCTGTCAAACTTGCTGATACTGGAGGTAATGATTTACTGGCTGGAAAGCTTGAGGATAATTGTCATTTGGTTTCTGAAGTTTCTTCTTCCACCAAtctccaagaaaataaactgatgACAACATCTGTAGATGTAGATATTTATCCTGATCAAACTATCGCTCCTAATAAGGAGGACTTAACTGAAATTATCTGTAAAGAGATGAGTGACATGACTGCTTCAAATGATATTTCAAATAGCAAGGAAATACATAATGATAATGAACATTTTAAACCAATAGAGAATTATTTAAGTTCTAATTGTCAATTGGGTCAGGCTGGGATAGTGTTGACATGTAAGGTGCCTGCTGTTGTTTCTAAGGTAAATGATACAGAAGTTTCTGACGTATCAGTCAGAAGTAGGAATTCAGCAGCAGTTCCACAGGACTGTGAATCAATTCTAACTGGAAAGTGTGAACCCGAAATTTCTAGGGACACTGGTATTGTGGTGGAACTTCATTCGCCTGTTGCATCTGCAGTAAATGAGTTAAAACCTTCTGAATTAACAGTTACAAATGGGAATTCTGGCACAATGGTGAATACTCTGGATGGTGAATTGCATCCATCTAAAAAGAGTGATCCTGAAATTTCTAGAGATTCTGGAATAGTGGAGAAACCTCAGTTGCCTGCTATAGCTGAGGTAGATGAGTCACTAATATCTGAAGTATCTGATATAAATGGGAACTCAAATACAGCAGTAGCTGCCCATAATATTGAGACACTTGCAAATGAAAAGCATGGACCTGAAGTTTCAGGAGATTCTAGAGTAATGTCAGTTTCTGTTGGGAGCTATGGAAAAGAAAGTGAACTGTTGAAGACCAAGACTATGAACCCCCTTGAGGAAGGTGAGATAGGTGAAAGCAAAGAAAGGTTCAGGGAACGACTTTGGTGCTTTCTGTTTGAGAATCTTAACAGGGCTGTAGATGAACTTTACCTTCTTTGTGAACTTGAATGTGATATGGAGCAAATGAAAGAGGTCATTCTTGTTCTTGAGGAAGCTGCATCTGATTTTAAAGAACTGACTACTCGAGTTCAGGAGTTTGAAACTGTGAAAAGGTCCTCTTCTCAATCATTTGATGGGATTTCAGTTCCTTTGAAGTCTGACCATCGCAGACCACATGCTCTCTCGTGGGAG GTCCGGAGAATGACTACTTCACCTCACAGAGCGGAGGTGCTATCTTCATCTTTGGAGGCTTTTAAGAAAATTCAACAAGAAAGAGCAAACATGCTAACAGCCAATAATGGAAAAACCCTGGCTCTTGAGTGTTCTAATCACCAACATGTGCCTGATGATAATTTGAGGAAATCAGCTGGTAAAAAGGTTATGGTACTAAATGCTAGagattcaataataaaatcaagGAAACAAAGTGGAGATTCAGATTTCACTCTGAGTAGTTTGAATGGTGAGAAGCGAAACGTTGAATTAGGCAGGACCAATAAAGTAAACTTTGTGCAAAATGGTCATGTTCATTCTCATAACCCATCCTCATCTGATGCCAATGTATCTCGGTTGCCTTCTAGGGAGACTTCTGCTTCCTCTGGTGCTGGAAAGAGCAAGAGAGAATCTGAATCAGACAAGCAACTTCATAAGAAAGAGAAAACTTTGGCAGAAAATACCATTGAGAAAAACCAAAAATCCACCGATCCCCCTCGGAAACAGTTTCTTCTTTCTGAAAAGGATAAGGAAAAGAGAAATTCTAATTCGTGGAAGTCAATGGATGCATGGAAGGAGAAGAGGAATTGGGAGGACATACTTTCATCTCCTTTCCGTGTCTCGTCCCGCATTTCACATTCACCAGGTATGAGCAGAAAAAGTGCTGAGCGTGCACGTATTTTGCATGATAAACTTATGTCAcctgagaagaagaagaaaactgCTGTGGATTTGAAAAAGGAAGCAGAAGAAAAGCATGCACGGGCTATGAGGATCAGAAGTGAGTTGGAGAATGAAAGAGTTCAAAAGCTTCAGCGTACGTCTGAGAAGTTAAATCGAGTAAATGAATGGCAGGCTGTACGCACTATGAAGTTACGAGAGGGAATGTATGCTCGCCACCAGCGTAGTGAATCTCGACATGAAGCTTTTCTAGCTCAAGTTGTCAGGAGAGCTGGTGATGAAAGCAGTAAAGTTAACGAGGTTCGTTTTATTACTTCCTTGAATGAAGAAAATAAGAAGCTGATGTTGCGCCAGAAACTTCATGATTCTGAGTTGAGGAGAGCTGAAAAACTTCAAGtgataaaaacaaaacaaaaagaagatatGGCTAGAGAGGAAGCTGTTTTAGAACGAAGAAAACTTATTGAAGCTGAAAAGCTGCAGCGTCTTGCCGAGACACAGCGGAAAAAAGAAGAGGCTCAAGTTAGAAGAGAAGAGGAGCGCAAAGCGTCAAGTGCAGCTCGTGAAGCAAGGGCCATTGAACAACTTAGAAGGAGGGAGGAGCGTGCCAAAGCCCAGCAAGAAGAAGCTGAACTGTTGGCACAGAAATTAGCTGAGAGACTTAGTGAGAGTGAGCAACGTCGCAAGTTTTACCTTGAACAGATACGAGAGAGAGCATCTATGGATTTCAGGGATCAGTCTTCACCTTTATTACGCAGATCCATGAACAAAGAAGGCCAAGGCCGATCTACACCAACTACCAGTGGTGAAGTGTATCAAGAAAACAGTGTTGCAAGTTCAGGAAATTCTACTTCTACAATTGCTACAGGAAATGTCACATTGCAGCATTCATTGAAGCGACGGATTAAGAAGATTCGGCAAAGACTTATGGCTCTTAAGTATGAATTTCCTGAGCCTCCAGTTGGTTCTGAAAATGCTGGTATTGGATACAGAACTGCAGTGGCAAGTGCTAGAGCAAAACTTGGAAGGTGGCTTCAAGAACTTCAAAGACTTCGACAGGCAAGAAAAGAAGGGGCTGCAAGCATAGGCCTCATTACTGCTGAGATGATCAAG TTTTTGGAGGGCAAGGAGCCTGAGCTGCAGGCTTCTCGACAAGCAGGACTGCTTGATTTTATTGCTTCTGCATTGCCTGCATCTCATACATCAAAACCTGAAGCTTGCCAGGTTACAATACACCTTCTAAAACTTTTGCGAGTCGCCCtatctgtacctgcaaaccggAGTTATTTTCTAGCTCAAAATCTTTTACCTCCAATCATTCCCTTGCTCTCTACAGCCCTTGAGAACTATATAAAGATTGCAGCATCTTTAAATGCCCCTGGGATTACCAACCTGCCATCAAGCAAAACATCAGTTGAAAATTTTGAGTCAATATCTGAAGTACTGGACAATTTCTTATGGATTGTTGGAGCTGTTATTGGTCATACAAGTTCTGATGAAAGGGAACTCCAAATGCAAGATGGCTTGCTGGAGCTATTGATTGCTTACCAAGTTGTTCACCGGTTGCGAGATCTTTTTGCACTTTATGACAGGCCTCAAGTGGAAGGCTCACCATTTCCTTCTTCTATTCTTTTAAGCATACATCTGTTGGTTGTTTTAACATGCAGACCCAAGACTTATAGTTCCATTGACTGGGAAACTTCTCCAATTGAAACCGTTCTTGGATTTGACAATCAAGAATCTAAACCAGCAGAGATTGCTGCAGATATGACCTCTGAAGAATGCAGACCTCCACTATCTGTATTAAATGGTAGTGCAGTTGCAGATATAGCAGAGGATAGACCATTACATGAATCATGTAGTAAGAGTGATGAGTCATCATCCATTGGCAAAGATGGTGAGAAGAAACCAACTTGTAGTTCGGCAGAATTGAATGATGCCAATATTAACTTGAAAGATGTTCCATATGAATTCAAGAAAGTTCTGATCGAGGAGAGGGATGATAAACACATGGTCAGTAATGGTGCAGAGCAAAAGAATAATAACACATTTAGCATGAAGCAACCGGTGCCTTTTCTTCTTTCTACCATATCTGAAACTGGACTGGTCAGTCTTCCCTCTTTGCTGACAGCTGTGCTATTGCAAGCAAACAATAGATTGTCCTCTGAGCAG GGTTCATATGTCCTTCCATCTAATTTTGAAGAGGTGGCAACTGGTGTGCTGAAGGTTTTGAACAATTTGGCTCTTTTGGATATTACATTTATGCAGAAAATGCTG GCTAGGCCAGATTTGAAAATGGAATTTTTCCATTTAATGAgttttcttctttctcattGCACTAGCAAATGGAAAGTAGCTAACGACCAG GTTGGGTTGCTTCTGCTTGAATCTCTTTTGCTGCTCGGTTATTTTGCTTTGTTCCACCCTGAAAATCAAGCTGTCCTCCGGTGGGGAAAGAGTCCTACAATACTTCACAAG GTATGCGATCTGCCATTTGTGTTCTTCAGTGATCCTGAATTGATGCCAGTTTTGGGTGGCATGCTGGTTGCTGCCTGTTATGGATGTGAGCAGAACAAGTCTGTGGTTCTGCAAGAATTGAGTATGGATATGCTACTCTCCTTGTTAACATCTTGCAAGAGTGTTTCGCTGGCAGATCGAACCAATCAAACTTCTGACAATTTGCCTCTTGATGATTGTGTCGAAAGTAATCAACAGAATCCTGATCTAAAAAAATCTCATGGAGATATTCCATTGAAATCCAACCGTTACAACACTAAAAGCGCTAGAGTTTCTTTGGGGAAAGCTGGTGTCTTAGGAAACAGTGTCAGAGGCAGCAAGATGAGAAGCCAAAGGGACTGCAAAGCAACAAAAATTGGTGAAGAAATGGCTTTGAAGCATAGTCCAGTGGCTCCTGAAACTTCTGTGATGTTGCATTCTAGGTTCCCTAGTAGCTTCATTGACAGGGTGGAGCAGTTCTTTTCAGCAGGGACCGGCAACGCAGCTGAAGTTTAA